Proteins from one Cryptomeria japonica chromosome 4, Sugi_1.0, whole genome shotgun sequence genomic window:
- the LOC131079284 gene encoding CEN-like protein 1 yields the protein MMSRLIEPLRLVGVIGDVLDVFTPSVKISVIYNTNMEVKNGFEFMPSTIRFPPQVRVDGDMGIFYTLILTDPDVPNPSDPTGREYLHWMVTDIPGTKSTSFGRELVSYESPTPTIGIHRYVFALFEQEGRGVVDASPPRHHFSTREFAQSNGLGLPVAALFFNAQRETAGRRR from the exons ATGATGTCAAGATTGATAGAACCACTGAGATTAGTGGGAGTGATTGGGGATGTTCTTGATGTCTTCACCCCCTCAGTAAAAATTAGTGTGATATACAACACAAACATGGAAGTCAAGAATGGCTTCGAATTCATGCCTTCAACTATCAGGTTTCCTCCTCAAGTCAGAGTTGATGGCGATATGGGCATATTTTACACACTG ATATTGACAGACCCAGATGTCCCCAATCCTAGTGATCCTACCGGACGCGAATATCTCCATTG GATGGTGACTGATATACCTGGAACAAAATCCACTTCTTTTG GTCGAGAACTAGTGAGTTATGAGAGTCCAACACCAACAATTGGAATTCATCGATATGTATTTGCTTTGTTCGAGCAAGAGGGGAGGGGAGTAGTAGATGCTTCTCCTCCGCGTCACCATTTTAGTACTAGGGAGTTTGCACAGAGTAATGGGTTGGGATTACCAGTTGCTGCGCTATTCTTCAACGCCCAACGAGAGACTGCTGGACGAAGACGTTAA